CATCCTCGGATCGCGAGGTCTGCTCCTGGCCGTCCTCTTCGTGATGCTGGGAAACGGGATGATGAACCCCCTGCTCGGTATCAGGGCCGAACTGGAGGGGTTTTCCACCACCGCCACCGGCACGATCCTGGCGTTCTACTACGTGGGGTTCCTGGCGGGTGCGTGGATAACCCGGCGCCTGATGGTGGACGTCGGCCACATCCGCGTGTACGCCGCGCTTGCATCGCTGGCATCTACCTCGACCCTCATCTACATCCTGAACGACTCCCCGGTCGTCTGGTCACTGGCACGGCTGATCACCGGATTCGCGATGAGCGGCCTATTCATCGTGGGAGAGAGTTGGCTCAACGAGGCTGCCACCAACCGGACTCGGGGACGCCTGCTCGCCATCTACATGGTGGTGCTGATGGGAGGGCTGGCGGCGGGCCAGATGCTGATCGTCCTGGGTGATCCATCCGGGATCGCCCTGTTCATCGCCGCCTCGATACCGGTGTCGATGGCGGTGATCCCGATCACGCTGTCGACCTCGCCGGCTCCCAGGCCGGTGCTTCCCGGCAAGCTCCCGGTCGCTCAGGTGTGGCACGCCGCGCCCCTGGGAATTCTCACCTCCTTCAGCCAGGGCACCGCGGTAGCGGCTTTGCTGACACTCGGCGCCGTGTTCGGCGCGAGATCGGGTATGAGCGTGGACCGGATCGCCTTGTTCACGTCCGCCGCCGTGGTCGGAAGCGTGGCGCTCCAGCCTGCCATCGGTGTGTTGTCCGACCGGATGGGACGGAGAAGGTTGATCCTGGGTACGGGCCTCGTATGTGCTGGTGCGTGCCTAGCGATGGTTCACGCCAACCCGCTCGGCTGGTGGGCGCTGACGGTCTCCTTCGTGGTCGGCGGGCTGGCACTGAGCATGTACCCCTTG
The nucleotide sequence above comes from bacterium. Encoded proteins:
- a CDS encoding MFS transporter encodes the protein MRLSTLPHPAPGSGGTTRTILGSRGLLLAVLFVMLGNGMMNPLLGIRAELEGFSTTATGTILAFYYVGFLAGAWITRRLMVDVGHIRVYAALASLASTSTLIYILNDSPVVWSLARLITGFAMSGLFIVGESWLNEAATNRTRGRLLAIYMVVLMGGLAAGQMLIVLGDPSGIALFIAASIPVSMAVIPITLSTSPAPRPVLPGKLPVAQVWHAAPLGILTSFSQGTAVAALLTLGAVFGARSGMSVDRIALFTSAAVVGSVALQPAIGVLSDRMGRRRLILGTGLVCAGACLAMVHANPLGWWALTVSFVVGGLALSMYPLALSHINDRVPPGSAVGVSTVLSLAAGIGAVIGPIAGAQVMDALGPAGLYWFVGVLFLVTALFSLFRIFTREGVPADKRRPFALVPARAGTVIVQMARRMRQPGERAARSGTGRNKRAPGHKE